In Gemmata obscuriglobus, a single genomic region encodes these proteins:
- a CDS encoding chemotaxis protein CheA, whose product MTSDDPSDTDDLFPDYLVECDEHLTGARNLLLALEANPGAARPERLDELFRHFHTLKGLSGIAGVGQAESVAHQLEEYLGAVRKGRAALNPEGIAALVDGVAALEAVIAARRDNTPAPETGALAARLAALTSASAGATAPPSPEPAPASETTGPAGGASRTWKVTFAPTPALAASGVNVGTVRERLRAAGQIVRAAPVATPGGVSFTFVVTSSDPHFESLFAADGLGVEPLDRPAPVPADEPARVAPLAPSNVVRVDLTRLDELMRAVGELAITRARLDGALERVAQLLPAAERRELHETSLTVGRQLRDLRDGVMRVRLVPVRDLFARMRLVVRDLAREPGRGVDLVLTGESTEIDKFVVERLADPLLHLVRNAVSHGLEPASERAAAGKPARGRIDLRAAAAGGAVVIEVEDDGRGIDPERVFARARQAGLAPPGGWTDPGAVLDLICAPGFSTQDAADRASGRGVGMDVVRRAVEELGGTLDLTTRPGRGARFAVRLPLTLAIADALIVTVGGQTYAAPQAAVRAVLAVEPDAVTALENNELIRNHEGVLPLLRLADLFGAPRPAGAFPALVVGEGRSALALGVDRVIGLREVVVRRLADPLVQVPGLAGATELGDGRAVLILDAPGLARYARTRAPR is encoded by the coding sequence GTGACCTCCGACGACCCGAGCGATACAGACGACCTGTTTCCGGATTATCTGGTCGAATGCGACGAGCATCTGACCGGGGCGCGGAACCTGTTGCTCGCGCTCGAAGCGAACCCCGGCGCCGCCCGGCCCGAACGCCTCGACGAGCTGTTCCGGCACTTCCACACCCTCAAGGGACTGTCGGGGATCGCGGGCGTCGGGCAGGCGGAGTCGGTCGCCCATCAACTGGAGGAGTACCTCGGCGCGGTTCGCAAGGGGCGCGCCGCGCTGAACCCGGAAGGGATCGCCGCGCTGGTGGACGGGGTGGCGGCGCTCGAAGCCGTCATTGCCGCCCGGCGGGACAACACGCCCGCGCCCGAAACCGGCGCGCTGGCCGCACGCCTGGCCGCGCTAACCAGCGCCTCGGCCGGTGCCACCGCCCCCCCGAGTCCGGAGCCCGCCCCCGCGTCAGAAACAACCGGACCCGCGGGAGGCGCGAGCCGAACGTGGAAGGTCACGTTCGCGCCCACTCCGGCGCTGGCCGCGTCGGGGGTGAACGTGGGCACCGTGCGCGAGCGCCTGCGCGCCGCCGGCCAGATCGTCCGCGCCGCACCGGTGGCCACCCCCGGGGGCGTTTCGTTCACCTTCGTCGTTACCAGTTCTGACCCGCACTTTGAATCGCTCTTCGCCGCGGACGGGCTGGGCGTGGAACCCCTCGATCGGCCCGCCCCGGTGCCGGCGGACGAGCCGGCGCGGGTGGCGCCGCTGGCCCCGAGCAACGTCGTCCGCGTGGACCTCACGCGCCTCGACGAGCTGATGCGCGCGGTCGGGGAGCTGGCGATCACCCGGGCGCGCCTGGACGGGGCGCTGGAGCGCGTGGCGCAACTGCTCCCCGCCGCCGAGCGGCGCGAGCTGCACGAAACGAGCCTCACCGTGGGCCGGCAGTTGCGCGACCTGCGCGACGGCGTGATGCGGGTCCGGCTCGTGCCCGTGCGGGACCTGTTCGCGCGCATGCGGCTGGTGGTCCGCGACCTGGCCCGCGAGCCCGGGCGCGGCGTCGATCTCGTGCTCACTGGCGAGAGCACCGAGATCGACAAGTTCGTAGTCGAGCGGCTCGCCGATCCGCTGCTGCACCTCGTCCGGAACGCCGTCAGCCACGGCCTGGAACCCGCGTCGGAGCGGGCGGCCGCCGGGAAGCCGGCGCGCGGGCGCATCGACCTGCGCGCCGCCGCGGCCGGCGGGGCGGTGGTGATCGAGGTCGAGGACGACGGGCGCGGGATCGACCCCGAGCGGGTGTTCGCCCGCGCCCGGCAGGCCGGGCTGGCGCCGCCCGGCGGTTGGACCGACCCGGGCGCCGTTCTGGACCTGATCTGCGCGCCCGGGTTCTCCACACAGGACGCGGCGGACCGCGCGAGCGGGCGCGGGGTCGGGATGGACGTGGTCCGGCGCGCGGTGGAGGAACTCGGCGGGACCCTCGACCTGACGACCCGGCCCGGCCGCGGCGCCCGGTTCGCCGTCCGGCTCCCGCTCACGCTCGCCATCGCCGACGCCCTGATCGTGACCGTCGGCGGGCAGACCTACGCCGCGCCGCAGGCGGCGGTACGCGCGGTGCTGGCGGTCGAACCGGACGCCGTCACCGCGCTGGAGAACAACGAGCTGATCCGGAACCACGAGGGCGTGCTCCCGCTGCTGCGCCTGGCGGACCTGTTCGGCGCGCCGCGGCCGGCTGGGGCGTTCCCGGCGCTGGTGGTGGGCGAGGGGCGGTCCGCGCTCGCGCTGGGCGTCGATCGCGTGATCGGGCTGCGCGAGGTGGTCGTGCGCCGGCTCGCCGACCCCCTGGTCCAGGTGCCCGGGCTGGCAGGCGCGACCGAACTCGGCGACGGCCGCGCGGTCCTCATTCTCGACGCCCCCGGGCTGGCCCGGTACGCCCGCACGCGCGCACCCCGCTGA
- a CDS encoding methyl-accepting chemotaxis protein: MATESADAAVPLAAAATDELARIVDATLTGASAQAQALDAAAAAASGTAASLKETAGQAGAVAGAMEEFASSINEMAASVEQLNATTAEFNVGLTETAAATEEAAASVRAVTGKAQEMGAAAATVRGAMAEVAASVKAVSGDTAALAASVEQGATAVEQLGRSIRQVAGSADEMTAAAETAASAINQMAASTEQMAATAESLSAEVEGVATGIEQAARSATGVAQSAERITDVAAGAAASATQLDRSIRAVADLAKEANAVTARIAREAEEGGAAVQKSIAGLGRVRDSMTQSAGAIKEMGKRAGEIGGIVSTINTIAERTNLLSLNASIEAARAGEAGRGFAVVAEEIRNLANRAAQATADIAVIVRGLQEAVQEAVATSNEGAKVAYESGQLAEDGIAGLKKILTGVQGTTQIVAQIARASEEQFQASNQVVSAIGTTAAQARQVAAASAEQTRALQGTVLSTGQMRKISRQVAQAMGEQGRSTRDIIKAGQATRLLAQQVRHATNEQAAGAAQITQSLVSMRKVAASTARAVAEQSAATDQVAAETDRLVALIADVTRATAEQATAADQVAKAVGGMRRQSGQVGQALGEQTRATKDMTATAEHVSRQMALITRANREHSAACESVLGTLAAAREGTERTLQGARESQRLTEGLRERVAALSAVASKPRRPAPKPRPPKGNKP, translated from the coding sequence ATGGCCACCGAGTCCGCCGACGCCGCCGTTCCGCTCGCCGCCGCCGCGACGGACGAACTCGCCCGCATTGTGGACGCCACGCTAACCGGCGCGAGCGCCCAGGCCCAAGCGCTGGACGCGGCGGCGGCGGCGGCGAGCGGAACGGCGGCGTCCCTCAAGGAGACCGCGGGGCAGGCCGGCGCCGTGGCCGGCGCGATGGAGGAGTTCGCCTCCTCGATCAACGAGATGGCGGCGTCCGTCGAGCAACTGAACGCCACCACCGCCGAGTTCAACGTCGGGCTCACCGAGACCGCCGCGGCCACCGAGGAGGCGGCCGCGTCCGTCCGCGCGGTGACCGGCAAGGCGCAGGAAATGGGGGCCGCCGCGGCCACCGTGCGCGGCGCGATGGCCGAGGTGGCGGCCTCGGTGAAGGCGGTGAGCGGCGACACGGCGGCCCTGGCCGCCTCAGTGGAGCAGGGCGCGACCGCGGTCGAGCAGCTCGGCCGCTCGATCCGGCAGGTGGCCGGGAGCGCCGACGAGATGACCGCCGCGGCGGAAACCGCGGCCTCCGCGATCAACCAGATGGCCGCGTCGACCGAGCAGATGGCCGCGACCGCGGAGAGCCTCAGCGCCGAGGTGGAGGGCGTCGCCACCGGGATCGAGCAGGCCGCGCGGTCCGCCACCGGGGTGGCCCAGAGCGCCGAAAGAATCACCGACGTGGCCGCCGGCGCGGCCGCCAGCGCGACCCAACTCGACCGGTCCATCCGCGCCGTCGCCGACCTCGCCAAGGAGGCCAACGCGGTGACGGCCCGCATCGCCCGCGAGGCCGAGGAGGGCGGGGCGGCGGTGCAGAAGTCGATCGCCGGGCTGGGCCGGGTCCGCGACTCCATGACCCAGTCGGCCGGGGCGATCAAGGAGATGGGCAAGCGGGCCGGGGAGATCGGCGGGATCGTGTCGACCATCAACACCATCGCCGAGCGGACCAACCTGCTGTCGCTCAACGCGTCGATCGAGGCCGCCCGCGCGGGCGAGGCCGGGCGCGGGTTCGCGGTCGTCGCGGAGGAGATCCGCAACCTCGCCAACCGGGCCGCCCAGGCGACCGCCGACATCGCCGTGATCGTGCGGGGGCTGCAAGAGGCGGTGCAAGAAGCGGTCGCCACGTCCAACGAGGGCGCGAAAGTTGCTTACGAAAGTGGGCAGCTCGCCGAGGACGGCATCGCCGGGTTGAAGAAGATCCTCACGGGCGTTCAGGGAACCACGCAAATCGTCGCCCAGATCGCCCGGGCGTCGGAGGAGCAGTTTCAGGCGAGCAACCAGGTAGTGAGCGCGATCGGCACCACGGCGGCGCAGGCGCGACAGGTGGCGGCGGCGTCTGCTGAGCAGACCCGGGCGCTACAAGGGACCGTTCTGTCGACCGGCCAGATGCGCAAGATCTCGCGCCAGGTCGCGCAGGCGATGGGCGAGCAGGGCCGGAGCACGCGGGACATCATCAAAGCCGGCCAGGCGACCCGGCTCCTCGCCCAGCAGGTCCGGCACGCAACCAACGAGCAGGCGGCCGGGGCCGCCCAGATCACGCAGTCGCTGGTGTCCATGCGGAAGGTCGCGGCGAGTACGGCGCGGGCCGTCGCCGAGCAGTCGGCGGCGACCGACCAAGTGGCGGCGGAAACGGACCGGCTCGTCGCGCTGATCGCCGACGTGACCCGCGCCACCGCCGAACAGGCGACGGCGGCCGACCAGGTGGCGAAGGCGGTCGGGGGGATGCGCCGCCAGTCCGGGCAGGTGGGCCAAGCGCTCGGCGAGCAGACCCGGGCCACCAAGGACATGACGGCCACGGCCGAGCACGTGTCCCGGCAGATGGCACTCATCACCCGGGCCAACCGCGAGCACTCCGCGGCGTGCGAGTCGGTGCTCGGCACGCTGGCCGCCGCCCGCGAAGGGACCGAGCGCACGCTCCAGGGCGCGCGGGAATCGCAGCGCCTGACCGAGGGGTTGCGCGAGCGCGTGGCGGCGCTCAGCGCGGTGGCCAGTAAGCCCCGGCGCCCGGCCCCGAAGCCACGCCCGCCGAAGGGTAACAAGCCGTAG
- a CDS encoding DUF1559 domain-containing protein, producing the protein MRRTGFTLIELLVVIAILAVLIGLLLPAVQKVRETAVRMRSSNNMRQIALALHNVANTHDGRLPSIDARKGSINHPIDSPFDFVLPYVEQDALYRLRRENRAFNYVCPVYRSPADPTLTPDVSFATLTSYAVNAFALEGSPSLAATFTDGTSNTVLLAERFARCADTATEYTYTDVAVVARRATFADGGPVAGGRNLNDVYPVTSAAPPVSRGSRGAVTFQVLPMPFAERCDPSLAQTPHRGGMIVARADGSVGTVSPSIAETIYWGAITPNGGEVLDER; encoded by the coding sequence ATGCGCCGCACCGGGTTCACTCTGATCGAGCTTTTGGTCGTCATCGCGATCCTCGCGGTGCTGATCGGCCTCCTCCTCCCCGCGGTCCAGAAGGTCCGCGAGACCGCGGTGCGCATGCGCAGCTCGAACAACATGCGACAAATCGCCCTGGCCCTTCACAACGTGGCGAACACGCACGACGGGCGCCTCCCCTCGATTGATGCGAGGAAGGGGAGCATTAACCACCCGATCGACTCTCCGTTCGATTTCGTTCTCCCCTACGTCGAGCAGGACGCGCTGTACCGGCTCCGGCGCGAGAACCGGGCGTTCAACTACGTCTGTCCCGTCTACCGCAGCCCGGCGGACCCGACGCTGACCCCCGACGTCTCCTTCGCCACCCTGACCAGCTACGCCGTCAACGCGTTCGCGCTCGAGGGCTCGCCCTCGTTGGCCGCGACGTTCACGGACGGCACCTCGAACACCGTACTGCTGGCGGAGCGGTTCGCCCGGTGCGCGGACACGGCCACCGAGTACACGTACACCGATGTGGCCGTCGTCGCGCGGCGAGCGACGTTCGCCGACGGCGGCCCGGTCGCCGGCGGCCGCAACTTGAACGACGTTTACCCCGTGACATCGGCGGCCCCGCCCGTCAGTCGCGGCAGCCGGGGAGCCGTGACGTTTCAGGTTCTGCCGATGCCGTTCGCCGAGAGGTGCGATCCGTCCCTCGCGCAGACCCCGCACCGGGGCGGGATGATTGTTGCCCGCGCGGACGGGTCCGTCGGAACCGTCTCGCCTTCGATCGCCGAAACGATTTATTGGGGCGCCATAACGCCAAACGGTGGCGAGGTCCTGGACGAACGATAA
- a CDS encoding chemotaxis protein CheW, protein MATAEPYVLFELAGTAYAVPSAAVQRMEMVEQVTPVPNAPAFVDGVVFSRGQVVPAMSLRGRFGFPRRGYDAATRLIVVAHGARTVGLIVDSAREFVTIPADAVHPPPEGMAGTSGKYLGGVATVGGRVVLILNVAEVLGHTNAH, encoded by the coding sequence GTGGCGACCGCAGAACCGTACGTCCTGTTCGAGCTGGCCGGGACCGCGTATGCGGTGCCCAGCGCCGCCGTGCAGCGGATGGAGATGGTCGAGCAGGTGACGCCGGTGCCGAACGCCCCGGCGTTCGTCGACGGGGTCGTGTTCTCGCGCGGCCAGGTGGTGCCGGCGATGAGCCTGCGGGGCCGGTTCGGGTTCCCGCGCCGCGGGTACGACGCGGCGACGCGCCTCATCGTGGTCGCGCACGGCGCCCGGACCGTCGGCCTGATCGTCGATTCGGCCCGCGAGTTCGTGACCATCCCGGCGGACGCGGTCCACCCGCCGCCCGAGGGCATGGCCGGCACCAGCGGCAAATACCTGGGCGGCGTCGCCACGGTCGGCGGCCGCGTGGTGCTGATCCTGAACGTGGCCGAAGTGCTCGGCCACACGAACGCTCACTGA
- a CDS encoding tetratricopeptide repeat protein produces MPIDWYYTLNGVERGPATVSQIDQLVAAGVLRPTDLAWRKVAARGREAQFLVANLLGGEPEDEGQRLVAVAARGRSMGGGLSTGHWHDACAAHQEATCWALAALAAQAALRRPDVPANAAALAECYFALGALHQSAGRLGSAGWALDEAGAIRERLARSAPRDHEYQQALAASFNQRGLLHRDLGALDEAKASIGKAVAIRSQLLQARPNDPWTAVLLGGALCNLGAVLCDQGRYPEALDQYEQAVPLIEGQLAERARVGLSALWGWLFPRARSRRRSLESTARSYLANTQAGRARVLELLGG; encoded by the coding sequence ATGCCAATCGACTGGTATTACACCCTCAATGGCGTCGAGCGCGGCCCGGCCACGGTATCCCAGATCGATCAGTTGGTGGCCGCTGGGGTTCTCCGGCCCACCGATCTGGCGTGGCGTAAGGTGGCGGCGCGAGGTCGGGAGGCCCAGTTCCTTGTTGCGAACCTCCTCGGAGGGGAGCCGGAAGACGAAGGCCAGCGGCTGGTGGCCGTGGCCGCCCGCGGGCGGTCGATGGGCGGCGGGCTGAGCACGGGGCACTGGCACGACGCGTGCGCGGCCCACCAGGAGGCGACGTGTTGGGCGCTCGCGGCGCTTGCCGCCCAAGCCGCCCTCCGCCGCCCGGACGTGCCCGCGAACGCGGCGGCTCTGGCCGAGTGCTACTTCGCCCTCGGCGCGCTCCACCAGTCCGCGGGCCGCCTCGGCAGCGCGGGGTGGGCGCTCGACGAGGCGGGCGCGATCCGCGAGCGGCTCGCCCGCTCCGCGCCCCGGGACCACGAGTACCAGCAGGCACTGGCCGCCAGCTTCAACCAGCGGGGCCTGCTCCACCGCGACCTCGGCGCGCTGGACGAGGCGAAGGCGTCGATCGGGAAGGCGGTGGCGATCCGCAGTCAGTTGTTGCAGGCGCGCCCGAACGACCCGTGGACGGCGGTCCTCCTGGGCGGGGCGCTTTGCAACCTGGGCGCCGTCCTGTGCGATCAGGGCCGTTACCCGGAAGCGCTCGACCAGTACGAGCAGGCCGTCCCACTGATTGAGGGCCAACTTGCGGAACGCGCGCGCGTGGGCTTGTCCGCCCTCTGGGGCTGGCTCTTCCCGCGCGCGCGGTCCCGCCGGCGCTCGCTGGAATCGACGGCGCGGTCGTACCTGGCGAATACCCAGGCGGGTCGTGCGAGGGTCCTTGAACTGCTGGGGGGGTAG